From Blastochloris viridis, one genomic window encodes:
- a CDS encoding DUF423 domain-containing protein, protein MTGERSPTVASGLAGAAGVALAAAGAHGGNGGLETAGLLLVMHAAAVLALAGRGGAYALAAAVLLGGSVLFAGDLTARAYFDTRLFPYAAPTGGVMMIAGWLGVALTALRGRG, encoded by the coding sequence ATGACGGGCGAGAGGTCTCCCACGGTGGCGAGCGGGCTGGCGGGGGCGGCGGGCGTTGCGCTGGCCGCGGCCGGGGCGCACGGCGGCAATGGCGGGCTTGAGACTGCCGGGCTGCTGCTGGTGATGCACGCGGCGGCGGTGCTGGCGCTGGCCGGACGCGGCGGCGCGTATGCGCTCGCCGCCGCGGTGTTGCTCGGCGGCAGCGTGCTGTTTGCCGGCGACCTCACGGCGCGGGCCTATTTCGACACCCGCCTGTTTCCCTACGCCGCGCCGACCGGCGGGGTGATGATGATCGCCGGCTGGCTCGGCGTCGCGCTCACCGCGCTGAGGGGCCGGGGGTAG
- a CDS encoding TonB-dependent receptor family protein encodes MIIGNLVAGAASLVALLAASDAVRAQSAAPASTVTLDEVVIEGEPATEAEARRRLAATAGGTAVIDASQNIGKANVSIADTLNGVPGVVAVPFLGGNDQPKIHIRGSGLQSNPTERGLLMLQDGLPINRADGSYIVGLIDARQADVIEVFRGYTANRLGAQTLGGAINFISPTGSRAPGVEVGVEGGSFGHLVATARAGARQGDADIFGQISTSRRDGYRDWNDSERTAAAVNAGAKLSDNVSTRLFFGYTDLAFEVPGPLSRQLYELDPRQAAPGAIPGVNAGPNVLRDRPRRDTEQVRLGSRTTGTFGANTLDLAIGYAWTDDSFRFPIGTGYRDTTGGDTTVSLRYAYQPDTGAALPLFEATALYVVGASERNYFINDRSAKGALFGANDLDADTLSLNAGFNIPLAPTLTVSPAVTYAHASRDSTDTYAAARRPRLAYNGTSWLTPTVAATDTSFSRSYDAVSPSLGLTYQLAPNSLVFTALSRSFEAPTFDDLLEASGGGVNASPTGFLTPDLKAETATTLEAGWRGTAGRLGWDVVAYYSWLDNELIRTTDGNVAATINATDTTHFGVELGGTLKLTDRLSARLAYTYQDFRFDRDPLYGDNRIAGAPRHFIVAALRYAVTAPWWIEAEVQWTLDDVPVDNANTLYSDAFAVVNVRTNWAATPSFDIYGEVRNLFDADYIGATLTLGRAANAYQAAFLPGDGRAFYAGTKVRF; translated from the coding sequence GTGATTATTGGCAATCTCGTTGCGGGTGCAGCCTCGCTGGTGGCGCTGCTGGCCGCATCGGACGCGGTGCGGGCGCAATCGGCTGCCCCTGCCAGCACGGTGACGCTGGACGAGGTGGTGATCGAAGGCGAGCCGGCCACCGAGGCCGAGGCGCGCCGGCGCCTCGCCGCCACCGCCGGCGGCACCGCCGTGATCGATGCCAGCCAGAACATCGGCAAGGCCAACGTCTCGATCGCCGACACCCTGAACGGGGTGCCGGGCGTGGTGGCGGTGCCGTTCCTGGGCGGCAACGACCAGCCCAAGATCCACATCCGCGGCTCCGGGCTGCAATCCAACCCGACCGAGCGCGGCCTGCTGATGCTGCAGGACGGCCTGCCGATCAACCGCGCCGACGGCTCCTACATCGTCGGGCTGATCGACGCCCGTCAGGCCGACGTCATCGAGGTGTTCCGCGGCTATACCGCCAACCGGCTGGGCGCCCAGACCCTGGGCGGCGCCATCAACTTCATCTCGCCGACCGGCTCGCGTGCGCCGGGGGTCGAGGTCGGCGTCGAGGGCGGCAGCTTCGGCCACCTCGTCGCCACTGCCCGCGCCGGCGCCCGCCAGGGCGATGCCGACATCTTCGGCCAGATCAGCACCAGCCGGCGCGACGGCTACCGCGACTGGAACGACTCCGAGCGCACCGCCGCCGCCGTCAATGCCGGTGCCAAGCTGAGCGACAACGTCTCGACCCGGCTGTTCTTTGGCTACACCGACCTCGCCTTCGAGGTGCCCGGCCCGCTGTCGCGACAACTGTACGAACTCGACCCGCGGCAGGCTGCGCCCGGCGCCATCCCCGGCGTCAATGCCGGCCCCAACGTGCTGCGCGACCGGCCGCGGCGCGACACCGAGCAGGTCCGCCTCGGCTCGCGCACCACCGGCACCTTCGGCGCCAACACCCTCGACCTCGCGATCGGCTATGCCTGGACCGACGACAGCTTCCGCTTCCCGATCGGCACCGGCTACCGCGACACCACCGGCGGCGACACCACGGTGTCGCTGCGCTACGCCTACCAGCCGGACACCGGCGCGGCGCTGCCGCTGTTCGAGGCCACCGCGCTCTATGTGGTCGGCGCCTCCGAGCGCAATTATTTCATCAACGACCGCAGTGCCAAGGGCGCACTGTTCGGCGCCAACGACCTCGACGCCGACACGCTGTCGCTCAATGCCGGCTTCAACATCCCGCTCGCCCCGACGCTGACGGTGTCGCCGGCGGTCACCTACGCCCACGCCAGCCGCGACAGCACCGACACCTATGCTGCGGCACGCCGCCCGCGGCTGGCCTATAACGGCACCAGCTGGCTGACGCCGACCGTGGCCGCCACCGACACCAGCTTCTCGCGCAGCTACGACGCCGTCTCGCCCAGCCTCGGCCTCACCTACCAGCTGGCGCCGAACAGCTTGGTGTTCACGGCGCTGAGCCGCAGCTTCGAGGCGCCCACCTTCGACGATCTGCTTGAGGCGAGCGGCGGCGGCGTCAACGCCAGCCCGACCGGCTTCCTCACCCCGGACCTCAAGGCGGAGACCGCAACCACGCTGGAGGCCGGCTGGCGCGGCACCGCCGGCCGGCTCGGCTGGGACGTCGTCGCCTATTATTCCTGGCTCGATAACGAGCTGATCCGCACCACCGACGGCAATGTCGCCGCCACCATCAATGCCACCGACACCACCCATTTCGGCGTCGAACTCGGCGGCACGCTGAAGCTGACCGATCGGCTGTCCGCGCGCCTCGCCTACACCTACCAGGACTTCCGCTTCGACCGCGACCCGCTCTACGGCGACAACCGCATCGCCGGCGCGCCGCGCCACTTCATCGTCGCCGCGCTGCGCTACGCGGTGACGGCACCGTGGTGGATCGAGGCGGAGGTGCAATGGACGCTGGACGACGTGCCGGTCGACAACGCCAATACGCTCTATTCCGATGCGTTCGCGGTGGTGAACGTCCGCACCAACTGGGCGGCGACGCCGAGCTTCGACATCTATGGCGAGGTGCGCAACCTGTTCGATGCCGACTATATCGGCGCGACGCTGACGCTCGGCCGGGCGGCGAACGCCTATCAGGCGGCATTCCTGCCCGGCGACGGCCGCGCTTTCTACGCCGGCACCAAGGTGCGGTTCTGA